A genomic window from Vitis riparia cultivar Riparia Gloire de Montpellier isolate 1030 chromosome 18, EGFV_Vit.rip_1.0, whole genome shotgun sequence includes:
- the LOC117907691 gene encoding polyadenylate-binding protein 3-like — MAAATQSPAVQTPQSLSPVAVQQSTAMTGHTAAAGFANASLYVGDLDTAIGEGQLYDLFQQVAPVLSIRVCRDQARRASLGYAYVNFASPQDATNALELLNFTPLNGKPIRIMFSHRDPSIRKSGFANVFIKNLDPSIDNKALLDTFAAFGTVLSCKIALDNNGQSKGYGFVQFEQEEAAQNAIKRLNGMLINDKQVYVGLFVRHQERNRGNGSPKFTNVYVKNLSETTTDDDLKNIFGKFGSITSAVVMRDASGMSKCFGFVNFQSSDSAAAAVEHLNGATFNDDKVWYVGKAQRKSEREAELRAKFEQERKNKFEKFKGANLYLKNLDDSVNDEKLKELFSEFGTITSCKVMLDPQGLSKGSGFVAFLTPEEATRALNVMNGKMIGRKPLYVAVAQRKEERKARLQAQFAQIRSPGALTPLQSGVPGFHSGAPRLAPQQLYFGQGTPGLIPTQPAGYGFQQQLMPGMRPGVAPNFIMPYQLQRQGQPGQRMGVRRGGNSQQMQHQQQPLLHRNSNQSYRYMANGRNGVDPSMVPQGLMGPVMPLPFDVSGMPVSPMDIQRTGPVPMSTLASALASTTPDNQRLMLGEQLFPLVERIERETAGKVTGMLLEMDQTEVLHLIESPDALKIKVAEAMEVLRASSSGNDVGDQLGSLTLNE; from the exons ATGGCGGCAGCGACTCAGTCACCGGCGGTTCAGACACCGCAGTCGCTTTCTCCGGTGGCGGTGCAGCAGTCCACGGCGATGACGGGACATACTGCGGCGGCAGGATTCGCCAATGCGTCTCTGTACGTGGGCGATCTCGACACTGCCATCGGCGAAGGACAACTGTACGATCTGTTCCAGCAGGTTGCGCCGGTGTTGTCCATTAGGGTTTGTAGGGATCAGGCGAGGCGGGCCTCCCTTGGCTATGCGTACGTGAATTTCGCAAGCCCTCAGGATG CTACTAATGCTTTGGAGCTTTTGAATTTCACACCTCTCAATGGGAAACCTATCCGGATTATGTTCTCTCATCGTGATCCTAGTATTCGAAAAAGTGGCTTTGccaatgtttttattaaaaacttggACCCCTCAATAGATAACAAGGCATTGCTTGATACATTTGCTGCCTTTGGCACTGTACTCTCTTGCAAAATAGCCCTTGACAACAATGGTCAATCCAAAGGATATGGATTTGTACAGTTTGAGCAGGAGGAGGCTGCCCAAAATGCAATCAAACGGTTGAATGGCATGTTAATAAATGATAAACAAGTTTATGTTGGACTTTTCGTTCGTCACCAAGAAAGGAACCGAGGAAATGGTTCACCAAAGTTTACTAATGTGTATGTGAAAAATTTGTCTGAAACAACCACTGATGATGaccttaaaaacatttttggaaaGTTTGGTTCCATCACTAGTGCTGTTGTTATGAGGGATGCAAGTGGGATGTCCAAATGTTTTGGTTTTGTAAACTTCCAGAGCTCAGATTCTGCTGCTGCTGCAGTTGAGCATCTGAATGGTGCCACTTTCAATGATGACAAGGTCTGGTACGTGGGGAAGGCTCAAAGGAAATCAGAGAGGGAGGCTGAGTTGAGAGCAAAATTTGAACaggaaagaaagaataaatttgaaaaatttaaaggtGCTAATTTGTATCTGAAAAATCTTGATGATAGCGTAAATGATGAAAAACTGAAAGAGCTATTTTCTGAGTTTGGAACTATAACGTCATGCAAG GTCATGCTAGATCCACAAGGGCTCAGCAAAGGCTCTGGTTTTGTTGCCTTTTTAACCCCTGAGGAAGCTACCAGAGCT TTAAATGTGATGAATGGAAAGATGATTGGACGCAAACCTCTGTATGTTGCTGTGGCCCAACGGAAAGAGGAAAGGAAGGCCCGCCTGCAG GCGCAATTTGCTCAAATCCGATCACCTGGGGCACTGACACCCTTGCAATCTGGAGTGCCTGGATTTCATTCTGGGGCACCTAGACTTGCCCCTCAGCAGCTCTATTTTGGTCAAGGTACTCCTGGTCTAATACCCACTCAGCCAGCAGGGTATGGATTCCAGCAGCAACTCATGCCTGGAATGCGGCCTGGTGTTGCACCAAACTTCATTATGCCATACCAGCTTCAGAGGCAAGGACAGCCTGGACAACGGATGGGTGTAAGGAGAGGTGGGAACTCCCAACAGATGCAGCATCAGCAACAGCCA TTGCTGCACCGAAACTCCAATCAAAGCTATCGGTACATGGCAAATGGACGGAATGGAGTGGACCCATCCATGGTTCCTCAAGGCCTCATGGGGCCAGTGATGCCATTACCTTTTGATGTTTCTGGGATGCCTGTTTCTCCTATGGACATTCAGCGAACTGGGCCAGTGCCTATGTCAACACTTGCATCTGCTCTTGCTTCTACTACCCCCGATAATCAGCGACTG ATGTTGGGTGAACAGTTGTTTCCTCTTGTGGAGCGTATTGAACGTGAAACTGCAGGAAAAGTGACTGGGATGTTGCTAGAGATGGACCAAACAGAGGTGCTCCATCTCATTGAGTCTCCTGATGCTCTGAAGATCAAAGTGGCTGAGGCTATGGAAGTCCTTCGTGCATCTTCATCAGGAAATGATGTTGGTGATCAGCTTGGCTCGTTGACGCTCAATGAATGA
- the LOC117907692 gene encoding MRN complex-interacting protein, which translates to MPPTASFIALQCFQCSTMQVKQQKKNSNKWTCVVCNEKQSVRKVYAQGSMAKDVRKFVQSFNMSRKSVDEEENLTVMVADGEEAGGSCSGNGKKRRSDWSEYLDPEEEEEERGADMEGEIVTEMPKEMSTGLQSRDRGGKEPLKPLFPKRNTTNRPTISLEDTTETAKAKAKRRTSKWSEYLTEEENEEAMAMATAVDNEAAAITHFQMVEEEIHPDFM; encoded by the exons ATGCCGCCCACCGCCTCTTTCATTGCCCTGCAATGCTTCCAGTGCTCCACCATGCAG GTGAAGCAGCAGAAGAAGAACAGCAACAAGTGGACTTGTGTGGTGTGCAACGAGAAGCAGTCGGTGAGGAAGGTCTATGCGCAGGGATCGATGGCCAAGGATGTTCGCAAATTCGTACAGTCCTTCAACATGTCCCGGAAGTCCGTTGATGAAGAGGAAAATCTGACTGTAATGGTGGCTGATGGTGAGGAGGCGGGAGGCAGTTGTTCGGGCAATGGGAAGAAGAGGAGGAGTGACTGGAGCGAGTACCTTGATccggaggaggaagaagaagaaagag GGGCTGATATGGAAGGAGAAATTGTGACAGAGATGCCAAAAGAGATGTCAACTGGATTACAAAGCAGAGATAGAGGTGGCAAGGAACCACTGAAACCTCTTTTCCCCAAGAGAAACACCACCAACCGTCCTACCATTTCACTCGAGGACACAACAGAAACGGCAAAGGCAAAGGCAAAGAGGAGGACTTCCAAATGGAGTGAATACTtgacagaagaagaaaatgaagaggcGATGGCAATGGCAACAGCTGTGGACAATGAGGCTGCTGCCATTACTCACTTTCAGATGGTCGAAGAAGAAATTCATCCTGACTTTATGTAA